Genomic segment of Rhodothermaceae bacterium:
CAAATGATTTACCATCCGCTTCTCGGATGAAAGTAACTCCCAGAGAGGCTAATGGCGGTCCGGAATCTCGCCCTGTCGTGGCAACAATAGCCTCCGTCGCAGCAAGAGTGCGAGTGAATTCTGTTGTTCGGTATTGAAACTCAACCGCGATTCGATGATGGTACTTGATCAGGCGATTTGTTGTGAAGGTGATCTCGCCTGTAGCATAGTCAATCACATAATCCCGAGACTCGCCGCGTTCCAGGCGAACACCATCCAAGTAAACGGCTTCTGAGCCTGGTATGACGAGAATAAACGGTTCATTTGCACTGCCTTGGAGCCTGTAGGGCCCTTGCACCCCATCTTTGACTTGGAGGTCCTGGGTCTTAAACAGCCCGCGTGACGTCGCCGCTACTGCGTGCAGTGTACCGCTTGGCGTCTTGAATGGTAATGGAGTCGTAATTCCAACCCCTTGAATCTTTCGGTTGAGTCTGGCGAACGTACTGTGATCAAGATCTAATTGAAAGTCACCCAGCTGGGCTGAACTGAATGGTGTATCAATTTCTATGAATACCCGGTCCAGTTCGCTCAGTCGCTGCGTCGTTCCTTCAGGAAGAATGGGAGTGTTTTCATCCGTCAGTGCTGCTCTCACGTGGATATTCGGTGAAAGCTGCCCTGACATCTGCAGACGCAACCCTGACTCAATCGTTGCATCGCGATTATTGCCTGCCAAGATGCCACGCGTAATGGATCCACTCCGTCTTAGTTGAGTCGGTTGCGACAAGGGCGCCGACTCCTCCAGTTGAGTTGGAACCAGTGAATCCGTTGGAGGCAAAGGCCCCAAGACCCTTGTAAACTGATCGGGAAGATTTAAATCCCAGATTCTGTAACTGACCGTCGCTGTATCATTCGCGGCAATGGACGGGATCCAGAGGCGATGAAACCGGGTGTCCAATTGATAATCACTTGGACCAAGTCTTCTGCCCTTCGCTGATACAACCAGTGTGCCTGGGACGGTAAAAGGATGCAGAACAAATGGTTGTTCTCCCGTCAGAGTATCTACCCTGGCTTGTGGAGCCTGGCCAAATGTGGAAGAAGAGCATAGCACTGCGCAAAGGTAACATATACACAATATGCTCCCCGATTTCGCAATCCAAACAAATTTTTGTGCCTGCCTAAACCCCAAAACTAACGTCGTCCGCTAGCTCATTGGTGTCATCTGATCGAATGGCAACGCCAGCTTTCTCAAGAAGATGTCCGCACTGATGAATGCCTTGCACAAGCCCTTCCACTAACTGCCCCGCCTTTATATGTTGCCGAATTGTAGTCACAACCTCTATCCAATCATCCGTGTCAACCTTTGCATTGATACCGGCGTCCCCCACAACTTCAATCCGATGTTCTAAAAGTGATACGAAAAGCAGAATGCCCGTACGTTCACGAGTTGAGAACACTTCTTTCTCTACAAAGGCCTGCATTGCCCGCCGATGGGTTGCAAGGGCCAACCTGACCTGTCCTGCGAAGCGGCGCTTTACGGCGGGGATCCAGTGTACTAGAGCAGCACCAATCGCTGCCGCTGTGATGATCAAAAGTACCGGTACTATACCTTCTGTCAGGCTACTACCACCCCACCCCGAGAACCAGCGGGTCCCCAGAACGACCGTGTACGCCAGGATTGCAAACAAACCAGCCCCCCGCCAAACGGCGACCTCATGCGAAGCACTCTGTGGAACGATATAGGGGACGATCTCTCCTGATGTTTGCTTTTCGGCTGTAGCTACCGCTTCTTTAATCCGATTGAGGTCAGCCTCGGTCATCATTGCCTTCATGGAATTCAAATCACTATGTACGTGTTAGACGTGTTGACAAATAAGCGTATACAGACAAGCTCAGGACACTCAAAGCTACGGCCACGAGGACCAGTCTAACTAGGGATGCCTCCGTACCAACCTGTCCGAGTCTGGTGAATACGGCAAGTGGGACAGTTTGGGTCCGTCCGGGGATGTTGCCTGCAAAGACAATCGTTGCCCCAAACTCCCCAACAGCTCGAGCAAACCCAAGAATAATACCCGCAATGATCCCTCTTGTCGCAAGTGGAAAGGTTACCCATCGAAATATAGCCCAACGTCCACCACCATATACCGATACTGCCTCTTCCCACTCAGGGTCAATCTGTTCTATGGCTACACGAAAGGTCTGGACGATTAGGGGGAATGCCATTACCCCGGCAGCTATCGCTGCTCCCATGCTGGTAAATGCCAGTTCCAACCCAAACAGTTCGTTCAGCCAGCTTCCCACTTTTCCCCGTGGCCCTAACAGAATCAGGAGTAAGAGTCCTGTGACAACCGGAGGAAGTACTAATGGGAGTTGGACAAGATTCTCAATCACAAACGTTAGTGCAGATCTTCTACGAGCCAAGTACCAGGCAGTCAAAATGCCAGGGATGACCATGATTGCTATGGCGACCGTAGCAATTCGAGCCGATAATAGGATAATGGACCACTCCTGTCCAAACGTATCCATCTCTCTAAGAGTCAAATCCGAATCGTTCCCATACGTCCAACTGAAGCGAGTCTGTCACGAAAGCAACAAAGGCCGCCGCAGCTTCGGGGTGATTCGTTTTGCGAATTGTAGAAATAACGTAGTTGATCTCCGGTGTACACGAATCCGGTACCTGGAACAATACGTTCAATCCAGGCGCGAGTGCCGCATCCGACCCATAAACCATAGCAACGTCCGCCGCCCCGCTGACCACTGCAGTAAGTGCTGCCCGAACATCTAAAGTCGGAATAACCATGGATTCAATGGTATCCCATACCCCGGCACACTGGAGTGCCTGTTTACCATAAACACCCGCCGGAACATGCGAAGGATCTGCCACTGCAAGTCGCCGAGCAGTTGAAAGCTCTGAAAGATTGGTCATTGGGGAGGTTGTCAACGAACCAAGGACAACCAATTTATTCCGTGCAAACGTAATTTCTGAACCAATCGTCAGGTTACGTTGCTGTAAGTAATTGATCCAGTCTGGACTAGCTGCCATAAATACATCTGCAGGGGCACCCTGCTGAATTTGCCTTGCAAGCAAAGAGGTCGGACCAATGTGCGTGTGGACCGTGATTGTCGGCTGCTGAAGTTCAAAGCGCCCGACTACCTCATGGAGCGCATCCGTCAGGGAAGCAGCAGCAAATACTGTGATAGAGGCGTTCGGGGAGTCAGGGGCCGGACTGCACCCAAAGGCCAGACAGACTGCGACCAATAATAGTCGCATTACAAGTTTGTTTGTTCTCGGATCGTTGAAATTAACATCGTTGCACGTTGATAGTGCATTGAAGTTGAGTCAGGGGACAAGGTTAGAACTCGCTCCAGTTGGGTAATTGCTTCTTTGGTGCGATTGATTCGGGCAAGCATGAGCCCATAGTTAAAGTTGGCATTTAAGTGATCCGGATCCTCTTCAAGCACCTTTTTAATCTCCGTAACCCCGAACATTGGACTACCCGTATTCAAATAAGCGGTCGCCATATCTGTGCGAACGTCAAGATCACTGGGATTCAGAGTTAAAACTCTCTGGTACGCACTCACGGCCTGGCCTGCAGCAACGCTGCGTATTTGAGGTTCCGGCTCGTCCGCCATCCAATCGTAGTACAAGTCTCCAGCTGTTTTCCAATCTTCGGCCAGTCCGGTCTCGTCCGCGATCTCTGACTGCACCTCTGCCGCCATATCCGGTCGCCCTCCCTCGACCAGAACATAAGTTTTCTCACGTTTAAGCACAATGGAGAGCGCACTGGTATCACTTTCAATCGCCATATCCAACTCATTGATTCGACCGGCTAATTGACCCGAAAGTGCTGATTGTGAAGAAGCCTCTGTAGTTGATGGTGCGGCAGAGAGTGTGGGCTCCTGAGGCGGCGACACTCGCTTACTGACAAGGGTTGCGATAAACAGTACAACCACCAGGAGTACACCAAGCCCAACAATGGTAAACACCTGCATACCAACTCCCGATTCGACATTGGCTGGACGCTTACGGGGCTTCGGTGATTGCGGCGCGGTCGGCAGTCTTACACTCATGCTCTGCAGTTTTGCACCACATTGAGAACAGAAGTTCGACGCGTTTGGGTTCTCCCAGCCACACGAATTACAGTAAATACGTCCCGGTGGATTTTCCTTAGGTCGGCGTACAGCGTTCGTATCCACTGGCCAGCCACACAGATCACAGCGGTCATTCTCTGCAGGAAGCCGTGCCCCGCATTCTGTACAGATCTCCATTTATTCTGAAGTCCCCCCGTTGATGCGATCCTTAAAGTCTTTCGAGGGTTTGAAGATGGGAACTTTCCTAGCCTCAATACGGAGTGATTCACCCGTTGCAGGATTGCGCACATTCCGGGCGGGACGATCCTGGATGCGGAATGAACCAAACCCACGAAGTTCTATGGATTCTCCCCGAGCCAGGGTCTCTTCAATGGTTTCCCAGAATCCAACAAACACAGCTTTGGTTTCCAGCTTGGTTAAGCCAGTCCTTTCAGAAATCGCCTCAATTAGCTTCGCTTTGGTCACAATAAAATGCGCTTTGATAACGACGTAAAAGCCGTTATTCGTTTCTGGTATGGTCCTAATCAAGTTACACTAAAAATTGCTGTAATTGTGCCATTTCCTCGAAAGCAATGCCCTTGCACGAATGGGTTCAGTTGAATTTTGCTTCGAAATATTGCTTAGTGGACGCACTTTACCGACAATTGATCATAAACATGCATTGCCCCATGAAATCCTTCCAGAAAACCGTTCATGTTGTTACCCGAGAGTTGCGGTGCATTTTGGAGAATATGGCTGGGCTCACCTTCCCGCAGAAAAAGCTACTGCAGAGGGAGAGACGAAACCTAGCCTCCGTTCGATATTTCTATGAGCAAGAGTCTATCATAGACGTACAAGAGACCGACTGAGAGGAGACCATGTCGCCAGGTTGGGACGAAAAGTTCACCAAGGCATACGCCGCAAGAAGTATTTGATATGAATTCTTGGCAGGGATTAAGCTTTGAAGCACACGGTACGGGAATTTCTGTACCTCTGAGCGAACAGATCAATCTTTTGGGTGGCCTACTCGGCCGTGTAATTGAAGCTCAGGCCAGCCCTGAAGTACTGGGTTTGGTTGAGGAATTACGTCAGTTGACCAAACAGGCAATCACGCAGCAGGAACCCCATCTGCGAGATCAGGTGATTGAGCGAATCAAGGGGTTGGATCTTCAGGAAATTGAGTGGCTGTTACGTGCCTTTACAACATTCTTCTATCTAGTCAATCAGAGTGAACAGCAAGAGATTATTCGGATCAATCGAGAGCGTGCACGCCTGCTTCCCGAGGCGGGTCGTGTAGATTCAATTGATGAAGCAGTTGGGATTCTTCGGCGTGCAGGTTATGAGTTGGAAGATGTCTTAAAGATTGTCTCCCGCCTTGATATACAACCGACACTAACAGCACATCCCACAGAAGCACGCCGTCGAACCATTTTATACAAACAAGAATTTCTGGCCTCCCTCATTGATCAACTGCGCTATAGTAAGCCAACCCCGGGAGAGCGTGACGAACTTCTTTATCAAGTCCATAACCAAATTGGACTCTTGATTGCATCCGATAAAGTCCGTGCAAGTAAGCCTACCGTGATTGACGAAGTTGAGAATGGACTCCATTACCTGCGGAACGCCATCTGGGAAACGATCCCACGCATCCATAAAGATGTAGCCGACGCAATTGAGCGCCATTACAATCAGACCGTGGATGTGCCCGTGTTCCTGAAATTCAGATCTTGGATTGGAGGAGATCGGGACGGTAATCCCAACGTAACCGCAGAGATTACCCGGAAAACCTTCTCCATGCACCGTAGAACAGCATTGGCCCGCTATTTAGAGGATTTACGTTCGTTGCGCAGGGATCTGAGTATTTCCGAACTGCAGTTAAAAATCCCTGAGACCCTTTACGAGTCCATAGCACGTGATAAGGAGGTGCTAAGTCTGAGTGCTCATGAGGCGCGCCAATTTGTGCAGGAACCCTTCCGACAGAAAATCAGCTTCATGATGCAACGCATTGAGTTGGCGCGGGATGGGGATTATGAGATCTATAACAGTGCGAATTTTATTGCAGATCTGCAATTACTTGTACATGCCCTGGAAGACATGGGGTATGAAAGTCTGGTCTCTCATGGACGATTGGGGAAACTCATCCTGCGTGCACAGGCGTTTGGATTTCACATGGTTTCCCTAGATATACGGCAACACAGTCGTCATCATGACAATGCCGTACATGCATTGCTCAGGGTTTCGAATGTCTGTGATGACTATTTGGGTTTGGCGGAAGAGGACAAGCTGGCGCTCTTGACAAAAGAATTACAAAATCCTCGACCTCTTTTACCACATGGTGTCAAATTAGAGGAAGATGTCCAGGAGGTACTCAACACGTTTTCCGTGGTTAAGGAGACGGTTGAATGGTCTCCTAACGCCTTGGGTAGCTATGTGATCAGCATGACGCATGCCGTGAGCCATGTGTTGGAGGTTCTATTGCTCGCAAAGGAGGCTGGGCTTTGGCGTATTGAGGGGAATCGCGTGCACTCTCCTATTGATGTTGTTCCTCTGTTTGAAACCATTGAGGATTTGGATCTTGCCGGGGTCTTGTTGACCAATATGTTTGAGCACCCGGCATACAAGAAGCACCTTGAGCATCGTGACAATATGCAAGAGGTAATGCTTGGCTATTCCGACAGCAACAAGGACGGCGGGTATTGGATGGCTAACTGGGCCTTGCACAAGGCAAAGAGGCATATTGGTAAGATCTGTAAGGATGCTGGCATCGACCTCCGACTCTTTCATGGCCGTGGTGGAACGGTCGGCCGCGGCGGAGGACGTGCTGGTCAGGCAATTATTGCGATGCCCCGCATCATCCATAACGGCCGGATCCGATTTACCGAACAGGGTGAGGTGATTTCATTCAGGTACGCCCTTCCCGCAATCGCACACCGACATTTAGAGCAGATTGTACGGGCGATGATGATTGCTCCGCTGCGTGTAGCCGATGTAGAGGAAGATGCGATAATTATGGAGCGTATTGCAGATGTGTCCATGAAAACTTACCGGGAACTGATTGACGATCCAGAATTCTGGCCGTGGTATGCCTCCTCAACCCCAATTGAACAGATCAGTCGTCTTCCGATTGCATCCCGTCCGGTTTCTCGTGGCTCGGTACATCATGTAGATTTTGACGACTTGCGTGCGATCCCTTGGGTCTTTGCCTGGACTCAGACCCGCTATATCGTCCCAGGATGGTATGGAGCTGGTGAGGGGCTTCAGAAGTTACTGAAAGATCACGGTTCGGACCTCAAGCGGATGTACAAGCAATGGCCATTCTTCCAGGCAGTCCTCAACAGTGCCCAACGCGAGATGGCACGAGCGCGATTGGATGTTGCATCAGAGTATCTGACTCTCTCTTCTGATCCAGAAGCAGGAAAACGGGTCAATTGCTGGATTGTCGAAGATTACAAAAAGGCAGAGGCAGCTATACTTGAGATTACCGGGTATGAGAGCCTGTATGGGCATGTACCTGTATTCAGGAAATCTGTCAAACTTCGTAACCCCTACTCTGATGTGTTGAACCTGCTTCAGGTTGAGCTAATCCGGCGGAGTCGCAACGATTTAGAATCAGACCAAGAACGGTTGATTCATGCATTGCTCCTCAGCGTGAACGGGATTGCAGCTGCAATGCAGAGTACCGGGTAACACTGGATGGGGCCATGATCATATCGACGATCAAATAGCTTAATCCCAACTCGAAATTAAAACACGGTGAGAGTATGCAGATTCGTCTTCATAGAATTAATTCATCCTTTGGAATACTTCTCTGTCCTACCACAAAAAATATCTTGCCTTACCTAAGGAGTATAAATCTGGATTGATCCACCACTCGTGAAAGATGTATTTCCATTAAATTAATCTGTGCAAAAAAGTGTTGCTTCGAAATCGGCTAGAGCGAATTTCTCTGACAGGATTCAAGACGCTCAATCCACTTACTGACTTTGAGCCACGATCGCGGACGGTGCTGATCGGCCCCAACGGGGCAGGGAAATCCAATTTCATCTCATTTTTTCGTATGGTGAGCTATGCGCTATCTGGACCAGACCAGTTGGCCCGTTATGTTGCTCAACAGGGCGGCTCTCGCCGAGTCCTTCATGACGGACCGGATTGCACGCGTGAAATCAGGGCCACATTAACGATCCAAACCTCTTCTGGAATGAGTGATTACGACTTTCGTCTGTTCCATGCTGCCGGAGACACGCTGATATTTGCCAATGAGCGGTATCGCTTTACTCGCTCGGAATGGGAAATAAAGCCAAATTGGAATATGCTCGGTGCGGGGCATAAGGATCCAGAGCTTCTGAAGGCTACAAGTGATCACCTGACTGCACGTGTCATCCATACTTTGCTACGGAAGATTGTGGTCTATCAGTTTCACAACACATCTGATAACTCACGGATTCGTGGAAAATGGTCAATCAATGATAACCGTTGGCTTAAGGAAGACGCGGCAAATGTCGCTCCGGTACTCCACCGCCTGAAAACCCAAGAACCCCTCTATTACCAGCGTATCGTTGATCATATCCGACTCGTTCTACCGATGTTTTCTGACTTCGAGTTAGAGCCGGACTATGGCAACTTGATGTTGCGATGGCGAGAAAAAGATACGGATGAGGTATTCGATGCCTCTCAGGCATCAGATGGTTTCCTCCGTATCGTCGCCCTGATCACTCTACTTCTTCAGCCATCAAACGACCTACCAGACACTTTAATTCTTGATGAACCCGAACTCGGGCTACACCCGTTGGCAATTAATATTATCGGCAATCTAATCGCCGCAGCTTCCGTTAAGATCCAGATCATTGTGGCCACACAATCGGTTCTGATGGTTGACTGTTTTGACCCCGAGGATATCGTGGTTGTTGAACGACCAGGTCGTGCGTCGACATTTCGACGACTTGACTCCCACAAACTTGGTGAGTGGCTCTTCGACTACTCTTTATCAGAATTATGGGAGAAGAATGTGATTGGAGGACAGCCTTGAAGTCTTATCGGCTTAACTTCATCGTAGAAGGGAAGACTGAAGAAAGATTCGTCAACCAAGTGTTGCAAAGTTACTTCGCTGACCAAGCAATTTACACCGCAGTGCACTGCGTTACGACCCGGCGTGACCGGCGTATGCCAAACATCATGGAACGAGGTGGTCTGACAACTTACCGCCACGCATACAAAGACATTCAGAAATGGATCAAGGAGGAAAAGACTGAAAATGTCAGATTCACAACCATGTTTGATCTGTATCGACTGCCCCCCAACTTCCCCGGTTACGAGGATGCCAACAATGAATCCGATCCCTACGTTCGGGTGAGGGCCTTGGAAAAGGCGTTGGAGGAATCCATCTGTGACCGACGATTTATTCCGTACATTCAGCTTCACGAGTTTGAAGCCCTACTGTTCTCTGATATACAGCAACTCAGCCTACAAGTCCCGGAGTATTCAAAGGAAATTCATAAGTTGGTGAAAATAGCGTCAGATTTCAGCTCTCCCGAATTGATCAACGACGGACGAACAACGGCGCCTTCGAAACGGATTATTGAGGCAATCCCTGAATACAATAACCTAAAGGCGTTTGTTGGTCCGATTGTCACTTCAAAGATTGGCCTCCCGATACTCAAATCGCAATGCCAACATTTTCGGGAATGGCTGGAGAAACTGACGACTGCCTTTACCTGACTGTAGCGACATTCAATCCCTTTCTGAGGGTTATCAGTGGATGATCTTTACCAATACTTGTCATTAGCCCTTCAACGATCCGCTGTATTGGGGGCAAATCCTATGTTACCCGATCATCACAATTATCCTCCCCTCCTATTTAGTTGATCGAATACCCGTCTGGCTGAATTTCTGGCTCCTGCAACAGTAAATATGTTGTACCGAACTGTTTTAATTGTGGCAAAACTCAGTAACGGCATCCAGAACGGTCGTCACGATATCCTTGCGGTCATAAAAGTCAAATTGATTGATATCATCCGCTAACCATATTTTCTGGACCGGAACTCCCACTGCCTGTTCATAAGCAGCAGCACCGGAAGGTAAAGCCATCCCCTCCGAGCCAACCAGCAGGGTTGGTTTCTTTAACCTTGATGCGGATGAAAGAGCATTGTAGGTAAGCCAAGGCTTCCAGCTACAAACATTGAATTTATTGTCGTATTCTGGAATCAGTCCCCTGTGTTCCTCGGTGTAATAAGGTGCCTGAAACATCACAGATGTATCATCAGTCGCACTGGCGGCAATCAGGATCTCAGGAGAATCTGATTGCTCTGAGGCCTCACTGGCACTGATAAGTTTATCCACCGCATCATCACCACCATAAATGTTGACTGCCATACCTGGATCATGAAGCCAAGGGGCTACTAACGCCAATTTTGAGAGGTTTTTACTATCGGCTGCAGCCTCAGCCATATAACCGGATGATGCACATATACCAAGTCCGCAGAGATTTTGAGAATCAACATCATCACGAGTCATGAAATAGGCAATTGCGGCGTGAATATCTTCGGTCTTAACAGCCGGATCTTCCACATATCGGCGATTCCCCTGACTCTCCCCCCAACCTGTGAAATCGAATGCCAGTGCAATCGTCCCACGCACGGCAAGCTCCCGAGCATAAGCACCCGCCATCTGCTCTTTGACTGTTGTCCAAGCCCCGGTGACAATAACAGCTGGAAATCGGCCACTCTTATCAGCAAGCTTTGTCCACCTTGGACGCGCAGGTTTATACAGTATTCCCTTGAGAGTAACACCTGCACTCGTGAACGTAACCGCTTCCGTTTCGATACCACTTGGGTCGGGAGTATTCTGCAGATTAATGAATTCCATGTCTGGCATTTTGGCTCAAGAAATCAAACAATTTCGCATATAACTATAATGGATGTATGATGTGCTCCCGATTGATTTTTTGAACGAATCACGCCTACTAACGATTTCGACAACTCAGGTACACAACCTTGATTCCCCACAATTCTTTTCGGCGGACACTACTGAGTGAGTTGGATCTGTGCTTTTACAGGCAGATGATCGGAGACATATCTGCCATTTTGAATTGAAACTACTGCTTCATAGCTGGAGACATCCCATTCGGGCGATACGAGTACGTAATCAATTCGTGGGGCTTCATTAAGTTGATCATTTTCAAGAAATCCACTGAATGTACCCACAGGCCCGATTACTGGCATCTTACTCACCACGTGCGCATCCTTTAATAAATCTTCTCCGGTTAAAGTCACAAAAGCATCAGAATCCGGGGTTGTATTCAGATCTCCGAGCAACAATACGGGCTCGCTGAGTTCCTGAATGCGCTCTGCCAAAAGCTTTGCACTCTGCATCCTAGCTTCAATTCCACGGTGATCAAAATGTGTGTTTACGACATGGATATCCAGATCTGTACCCCGCACTTTTAAGTGTACTGAAGTGGCCACTCTGGGAAGGGCAGCGTCCCAACCTCGACTCCCCGGTTGCTCGGGAGTCTCAGATAACCAGAAGGTTGTGGTTCCAAGTAGTTCAAAGATGGCTGTCTTGAAAAAAATCGGGGCAAACTCTCCACCTTCTTTACCGTCATCTCTTCCGACTCCCACCCAATCATAGTCGGGAAGCTGCGCAGCTAATTGTGCAACCTGATGACTGAGTGCTTCCTGAACCCCAATCAGGTCGGCCTGCCGCATCTCACTGGCAACCCACTCTACCCGATGGCTCCATGCACTTGCTCCATCATCGGGATTATCATAGCGAATATTGAAAGACATCGCTGTAAAACCCGCAGGTGTGGGTTGAGCGAGTACGACCATGATCAGCAGATTAAACATGTTATCCTCCTATCGTAATCATTGGGCGATTTTTAGAGGCTGCAATGAGATGCATCCCGGCATGCCGAGCGTGTTTTCTGCTTACCGCTGTATGGATCAGTTCCAGTAAATCCTGATCACTGGCTCCACTTCGCATTACACGGCGTAGGTTTACTTCGGAGCGCCCAAACAGACATACTTTTAGGTGACCATCTGCCGTGATCCGGAGACGATTGCAGCCTTCACAGAAATGATCTGTCATGGATGTGATAAACCCGACTTGACCAAGAAACCCCGGGACTTTGTACAGTTTAGCTGTTTCATTGCGGCCGTTGTGCAGTGCCTCAATTGGATACACTCGGCGAATAATACGGAGCATCTGGTCGTAAGGGACCAGTTTATCCTCATTCCAGCGATTACCATCAAAAGGCATGAACTCAATGAAACGAACCTCGATCGGACGATCACAGGTGAATTCAACAAAGTCGACAAGCTCATCCTCATTCACTCCCCTCATCACAACACAGTTGACCTTGAGCGGAGAATATCCCATCTTTAGAGCACTTTCAATTGCAGCCAATACAAGCTCAAGGCCATCTCGACGCGTGATCGCTTTAAAGCGATCAGGCTGCAATGTATCCAGACTTACATTGATCAAATTCACTCCAGCTGCCCGTAGTGCATGTAGCCTACGTTTTAGCAGTAGCGCATTGGTCGTCATCGCAAGGGTCTGAAGTCCTGGCAAGGAGCCTAGTTCTTCAGCAATTTTTTCAATCCCTGACCTGAGTAGAGGCTCTCCTCCAGTCAAACGGATCTTTGTCACACCCTGCTCAACAAAAAGCCGTGCTAAACGGATGATTTCCTGATCCGTTAACAATTTTTCGGGCGATGTCCAGTCAAGCCCATCTTCTGGCATACAGTAGCCACATCTCAGGTTACAGCGCTCAACAAGTGAAATTCTGAGATAGTTGTGCACCCTTCCAAACCCATCCGAAAGAACGCTGGCCTGACTCTTAGCGGGTGAATAGGATAATGGGAAATCATCGGGAACCTGCGACGTAGGGATGATGTCTGGCTCCGATAAAACCTTAAGTTCGAACATCATCTTTGCACTGCGAGGCTACAAGCAAGTTCTACAACAGTCGGAAATGTAAGATCTGATCTCCAATCTGCCAGATTGAACAACTCTGACAAAGTGATCTGGTTCGTTCATGTGTTGATCAACCCTGCGTGTGGTTTGGGACAGTTATTGATCCAAGGTTACCTCCATGCGTTAAAGTGCGGCTGTTCAGGAATCGAGACAGAATGGGAATCGTACTGGCATTTAGTGGCGGCTTAGACACCTCTTTTTGCGTTCCATACTTGCGTGAAAAGTACGATGAATCAGTATTTACCGTAACGGTGGATACTGGCGCATCCCTGGATGAGACTGCCTTGAAAGCTCGCTCCATACAGCTTGGGGCAGAAAAACATTTTCACATTGATGCCCGTCAGACCCTGTATGAGGACTATTTGAAGTTTCTCATTATGGGAAATGTCTTACGTGGAGGTGTATATCCCCTCTGTGTCGGCGCAGAACGTGTGGTG
This window contains:
- the modB gene encoding molybdate ABC transporter permease subunit → MDTFGQEWSIILLSARIATVAIAIMVIPGILTAWYLARRRSALTFVIENLVQLPLVLPPVVTGLLLLILLGPRGKVGSWLNELFGLELAFTSMGAAIAAGVMAFPLIVQTFRVAIEQIDPEWEEAVSVYGGGRWAIFRWVTFPLATRGIIAGIILGFARAVGEFGATIVFAGNIPGRTQTVPLAVFTRLGQVGTEASLVRLVLVAVALSVLSLSVYAYLSTRLTRT
- the modA gene encoding molybdate ABC transporter substrate-binding protein — encoded protein: MRLLLVAVCLAFGCSPAPDSPNASITVFAAASLTDALHEVVGRFELQQPTITVHTHIGPTSLLARQIQQGAPADVFMAASPDWINYLQQRNLTIGSEITFARNKLVVLGSLTTSPMTNLSELSTARRLAVADPSHVPAGVYGKQALQCAGVWDTIESMVIPTLDVRAALTAVVSGAADVAMVYGSDAALAPGLNVLFQVPDSCTPEINYVISTIRKTNHPEAAAAFVAFVTDSLQLDVWERFGFDS
- a CDS encoding zinc-ribbon domain-containing protein; its protein translation is MEICTECGARLPAENDRCDLCGWPVDTNAVRRPKENPPGRIYCNSCGWENPNASNFCSQCGAKLQSMSVRLPTAPQSPKPRKRPANVESGVGMQVFTIVGLGVLLVVVLFIATLVSKRVSPPQEPTLSAAPSTTEASSQSALSGQLAGRINELDMAIESDTSALSIVLKREKTYVLVEGGRPDMAAEVQSEIADETGLAEDWKTAGDLYYDWMADEPEPQIRSVAAGQAVSAYQRVLTLNPSDLDVRTDMATAYLNTGSPMFGVTEIKKVLEEDPDHLNANFNYGLMLARINRTKEAITQLERVLTLSPDSTSMHYQRATMLISTIREQTNL
- a CDS encoding HU family DNA-binding protein — its product is MTKAKLIEAISERTGLTKLETKAVFVGFWETIEETLARGESIELRGFGSFRIQDRPARNVRNPATGESLRIEARKVPIFKPSKDFKDRINGGTSE
- a CDS encoding phosphoenolpyruvate carboxylase — encoded protein: MNSWQGLSFEAHGTGISVPLSEQINLLGGLLGRVIEAQASPEVLGLVEELRQLTKQAITQQEPHLRDQVIERIKGLDLQEIEWLLRAFTTFFYLVNQSEQQEIIRINRERARLLPEAGRVDSIDEAVGILRRAGYELEDVLKIVSRLDIQPTLTAHPTEARRRTILYKQEFLASLIDQLRYSKPTPGERDELLYQVHNQIGLLIASDKVRASKPTVIDEVENGLHYLRNAIWETIPRIHKDVADAIERHYNQTVDVPVFLKFRSWIGGDRDGNPNVTAEITRKTFSMHRRTALARYLEDLRSLRRDLSISELQLKIPETLYESIARDKEVLSLSAHEARQFVQEPFRQKISFMMQRIELARDGDYEIYNSANFIADLQLLVHALEDMGYESLVSHGRLGKLILRAQAFGFHMVSLDIRQHSRHHDNAVHALLRVSNVCDDYLGLAEEDKLALLTKELQNPRPLLPHGVKLEEDVQEVLNTFSVVKETVEWSPNALGSYVISMTHAVSHVLEVLLLAKEAGLWRIEGNRVHSPIDVVPLFETIEDLDLAGVLLTNMFEHPAYKKHLEHRDNMQEVMLGYSDSNKDGGYWMANWALHKAKRHIGKICKDAGIDLRLFHGRGGTVGRGGGRAGQAIIAMPRIIHNGRIRFTEQGEVISFRYALPAIAHRHLEQIVRAMMIAPLRVADVEEDAIIMERIADVSMKTYRELIDDPEFWPWYASSTPIEQISRLPIASRPVSRGSVHHVDFDDLRAIPWVFAWTQTRYIVPGWYGAGEGLQKLLKDHGSDLKRMYKQWPFFQAVLNSAQREMARARLDVASEYLTLSSDPEAGKRVNCWIVEDYKKAEAAILEITGYESLYGHVPVFRKSVKLRNPYSDVLNLLQVELIRRSRNDLESDQERLIHALLLSVNGIAAAMQSTG
- a CDS encoding AAA family ATPase, whose amino-acid sequence is MLRNRLERISLTGFKTLNPLTDFEPRSRTVLIGPNGAGKSNFISFFRMVSYALSGPDQLARYVAQQGGSRRVLHDGPDCTREIRATLTIQTSSGMSDYDFRLFHAAGDTLIFANERYRFTRSEWEIKPNWNMLGAGHKDPELLKATSDHLTARVIHTLLRKIVVYQFHNTSDNSRIRGKWSINDNRWLKEDAANVAPVLHRLKTQEPLYYQRIVDHIRLVLPMFSDFELEPDYGNLMLRWREKDTDEVFDASQASDGFLRIVALITLLLQPSNDLPDTLILDEPELGLHPLAINIIGNLIAAASVKIQIIVATQSVLMVDCFDPEDIVVVERPGRASTFRRLDSHKLGEWLFDYSLSELWEKNVIGGQP